A region of the Antedon mediterranea chromosome 4, ecAntMedi1.1, whole genome shotgun sequence genome:
TTAACACaacacaaacaacaacaatttaataGATAGGACAACCTGTTTCCATCaatactacctaggcctactagtgaaATAATGTATGTTAGGTCTATcattggctaggctaggcctatatgtgcTGTAGATAGTACTGTCAATCGACAACTTCCAACACCATAATAGATGGGTCGGAAAAGCTCAAAGTCTACCGTAAATGATagagggcctagcctagctagctaggtaggctagCTTACATTTAGACACAAATATTTAACAAGCActagataataaataatacttcgTATCATTACCTCAGGTAAATTGACAGTGCTGCTTCCCGTTTAAGTGATGACAAgaacaaattttaaattaatttggtAAATTGTCATCGATTTTTTCTGACAATTTGGCTGCTAAATTTCGATCCAATCGCCGGATAGCATACAATTCGTGGCAGCCACCAAAGTAAATACGCTATAAAAAATAGGTTTATAAAATCCAAATTGAATCATTAATTCTTAAAAATAGGAGGATATGCAATAAACCATTgactattttaaatattatgttcactaaattttttgaaaaataataggTTGCATATTTCTACAAATGTTTAACACATTTCAGAATTTCTCGGATGAATACGTACTGATTAGAAATGTTAAAAGTCCAACATGTCAGCCCCCATggtatttctttttattaacgCCCTCAATCTTTGATTACgaagttaattaatttatgcCCAATAGGCTGCGCTGTCATGctcatacatattcataaaTGAATACCTAATAAGCCAGCTAAGGTCATGTTCACATAAAACGTACTTAGCTCGCACTTGGTGTGTATTTTAATTCTGAAGAGAAGCTGATCGAAAGATTGTGCTCATTTGCAGTAATTTTCAGAATCTGacattatacagtacaaattaAGGTAAGCATCGTTAATTtccaaattaaaaacaaaacttacTATACGtctatttaatgttttttaaacgacttaaaaaaaatcagtttgcAATACCGTCCGTCGTTCGTCATTTGTTGTGTCACGTTGCGCCGGACTCAAAAAACTACACACTTAgcaacaaatatttaatatagaattgacatttacaaattaaatataaaaagattTGAAATATAGCTATGCTgtatattttaagtaaatttaatttctaaatcttaaaatataaaatcaacaAGGCATTGTTTACTTCCGGTTAGCAACCGTTTGTTTACATGTGTTTCTTCCGCTTGACTGATCACATGCTGTAATATTAACTTGTTCCATTATATTAGCTAAATACAATGTGTCAGAAAACACAACAGTCAATCGATGGTATATCATTTTTCACAATTACCTTTTGatataaatttgtaattgaaaagaaatttaaattaagtaatttgtaattatatCTTCAGCCACTGTATagataatgtaaaatatattatacagaaaactgttattaaatgttgatgtacaattttattatatttaaatatttcttcTAACTTTAAATGTGTGTGCaattaataaatagaaataacaacaggaaaataataataatataattaattaattccaaAGGCAACCTACTCTAAACAAAATGACAGTGGCTGATCtgaatggagatacaaaataaaataagccttgaaaaaatgacaatgctgtgggtatcagtggctggatctcaatgaagatacaaaataaaataagcctTGAAAAAATGAcgatgctgtgggtatcagtggctggatctcaatatggagatacaaataaataagcactgaaaaaatgacaatgctgtgggtatcagtggctggatctcaatggagatacaaaataaaataagccttgaaaaaatgacaatgctgtgggtatcagtggctggatctcaatggagatacaaaataaaataagccttgaaaaaatgacaaaatgctgtgggtatcagtggctggatctcaatatggagatacaaaataaataagcactgaaaaaatgacaatgctgtgggtatcagtggctggatctcaatatggagatacaaataaataagcactgaaaaaatggcaatggtgtgggtatcagtggctggatctcaatggagatacaaaataaaataagccttgaaaaaatgacaaaatgctgtgggtatcagtggctggatctcaatatggagatacaaataaataagcactgaaaaaatgacaatgctgtgggtatcagtggctggatctcaatatggagatacaaataaataagcactgaaaaaatggcaATGGTGTGcatatcagtggctggatctcaatgaagatacaaataaataaacaaaaagctaaatcaaaacgatacaGCCAGAAAGAAACGCTATTGAATGTTAGGgctaaaagaaataattaaaaaaaatactgtattcatttttaTGATTGCTATTATATACATGATATCAtatcaataatatttttgttcttgtttttagaaataaaaataaaattattaccggTATTGcatttagatttttaaaatggattCTTTGCGACGTGAGGTTGCAAGACTGAAGGAGCGTTACCGTGTGTTACAGCGTCAACAGTTTACTTTTGTTAATGCTATGGATCATACTCGTCCAGATGCGTTTGAGCGTGTCAAGCCAGTCCGCACAATAAATGAGGTAATATCTTCTAACCCagtcataaataataataaataaaacagaaattgGGTTACCGTCTCTGGAAGAACCTTTTCAGGCAACTCTTTTAGGTTGTATGTGCAGGGAAACAGGCGATCTGTCACTGGTTCTAGGACCTGTCACTTGGAAAGGTTCAAATCCTCTCTCATTCCCTTTTTTGAAAGtcagatttttatttaaacataggcCAATAAATACCATATCTTGAAAACCTTCTTGATTTCccagtattttaaaatactttctTGATTCCCATATTAACATCCTCTTTTCACTGATGTCATTTCCTTCAGGTGAGCAACCTCTATGATCGAAGCAAGAATGCAACTGACCAGCGAGCACTGAAACAGTGGTTGGATCTAGTGTCAGACCTCAGCAACTTTTGTAGGCAAGTGGAACTCCAGGGTCAAGGGCCAGGACCAGCAGAGAGGGGTCTGGAGAGGTGGAGCATGTTAATGGATAAACATAATGATTTGTCTAACCTCAGGGCTAAATATCCGCATCAAGAGGTATGCATATCACCCACCTGTGTTAATTCTATTAAATAAAAcgtattacagtataatataatatacaaattcaTTCAGTTTTAACTTACAATGACCATACTAATAATTACAATTCAAATATCACAGATGAATCATCTGAGTTGTGCCGAGGCTCGTGTACAGTACGGTGGCGTGGTGAGCCTCATCCCGTTGGCGTTTGAACAAGTTGACCGAACAATTGCAGGCCTGGCAGCGGCTTACAGTACCAGTAGAGCAGAAAATCGGGACAGATTCAATAGAAGCACTTCTCAAAACTCCAGACCTATGACTCCAGACggtaagaaaaaaattattgaaaacaCGCATAAAATCGAAAGAGTTTTGGTCCAAATCCTGCACTAGTCATCCCAAGAACACACAACTTGTATATATGGTACTTACCTATAGGTTTTATAATGTACATTTTAACTATTTTTCTTCAAAGAATTTGCTAAGGAACGAAAGGAACGCAGCAGTCGACCGCACACAGCTTCTGCTCGTCACAGACTACGAGCAAAATCGTGTGATAAGATGGTTGACACCCACGATTTACAGCGTCACACAATGAAACTTTCGTTGAGTCGATTACCAAAAGGTTTGGATCCCAGTTTGTTGTTCTACCGACGTACACTCAACGGACGTGCCGAGCGGTTGTATCCAACTGGGGAAATAACATTAGATAAAGCACCATGGAGGGGTGCATCGTCTAACAACATTAACCATATAGATCACAGGCGATTCAGGAATTTAGAAGAAAAATACTACTAAAGTATGGTTCACTACCTACAACTTGCAATAATATACTTTGGATTACTCTAccacagttactgcagtaggtCTACTGCAGTAGGACTAATACACTTTTCTCAACACATGGATTACTCTAcagcagttactgcagtaggtCTATTACACTTTTCTCAACACATGGATTACTCTACAGCAGTTGCTGCAGTAAGTCTACTGCAGTAGGTCTAATACACTTTTCTCAACACATGGGATTACTTTAccacagttactgcagtaggtCTAATACACTTTTCTCAACACATGGATTACTCTAccagttactgcagtaagtcTACTGCAGTAGGTCTAATACACTTTTCTCAACACATGGATTACTCTAcggcagttactgcagtaggcctaatacactTTTCTCAACACATGGATTTCTCTAcggcagttactgcagtagaccTAATACACTTTTCTCAACACATGGATTATGAATAAACAGTAGCTCAAACTATATAACCCAACTTCcactaatatatttataaaaacaatttagaccAAAGACCACGCCATATAAAATGCATTTCTATTACCAAAAAGTTGTTGATGATAAATTGTACATTTTCCAGCATGTCCCTTATACCTGTATATGTGTGAGTTAATAGATTTAGCTTTAAGATAAAAAACTTTTCCCAAGACTGTGTATCTATACAGTGATTGAGTAGGAATGACTGCAGAATGGGCTAGACATTATTTGGcctttttgtatttgtttatctGTATAGTAGTAAAACTACAAGTATTATATCTCACTAATGATTACACTATTAGTGCAccttaaattattatgtaaatttgttaaattattgTGTGTGACTAGGTGTCCACAATGAACATAGATTATACAGTTATGAGTAGTGaaacaaataatatactgtatgtatatatacactatcaaactttatgtgacaaaaaatgtgatgtgcccatatggacacgtcatatcactaccatatttgtgcatatcactactactactactatatttgggcattaACACTaacatttcaatttatatagcgcctttACAAGGATCAAAGCGCTTTACAATGACCGATCATCTGGTGAACATAATTATTTTGGGAAAGATGGGTTTTCAAGagttttttgaaaatcataATTGAAGATGAGTCACGAATTGTGCTTGAAAGGTTATTCCAAAGGCCTGGGCCtagcacattacatttttttgtcacataaagtttgatagtgtagacagagcttaaagattATTAATGGTGTGTCTGGCCTAACCAAGATTCAAACCCTACTTTGACCATTAGGCCACTGGGCCTGAGATACGTGTTGTGTTCATTTATATTACAGTAATATAGTCGTGAATGTTACTTTGTGAAAACACCCTGGGAAGGTTTAATGTAATAGTCTGGTTTCTGAGTGTTATTGTAATAGGCAATCAATTAAGCCAATAGTCCAGGCACATAGtcttaatactgtattattttataatacacaACGTGTACATGTATTGTAAAGTTTTTAGTAAAATTCTATTCcaattaaattaatgttaaatatcTTCAATCGTGTTTCACAAACAGAATTTAAAATGAAGACTCGTTCAGCCATACCACCACCCCCacagtattataattgataGTTCCTTGTTTTCTTCAAATGTTTTTGCTGCACTAATGCAAATGTGTAAAACCAATATTGAAGGATTTAGCAAGGTAAACATGAAGTTTAAATAAAAGGAATTTCATTGTCCACACTATACAACAAATCAATACATCCATGTAGCCATTCATTATAGAGGTCCATTTACCTTGTTCCACAAAGAGGACATTTTGAATCAATAATGACAAACAATGTTCACTTAGTACCAGTAGTACCAGTAGGATGCAAACATTGCAATTATTCAATCAGCTCAGAAACGTGGATCAATAACGAGTTGAGGCGACTGAAATACAGAGGGCGCCTCTCTGTGGCAACTAAATGATTCAGCTGGCCTTTTGCATTaactgaaatttaaaaacttgCGGATGATGAACCTCCTGGACTTTCCTGTTggcaaaatataaacattaaaaatgatcTTCATGTGAACTTcagtttgtttattattatttgtttgattattcgaacagtgacttgtcattggtcaactcgcttgcgtacgtccttgcgttgcgtctttaATAGGAACTACGCTTTACTATCTGTGTACATGGTTCTGCCAATACACATTTTACTGTGAGTTATCACAATCTATAGATGCTGATTTCAACTGCATTGTGTTATAGGCTGTATAATGTCTCCTTGGTGATAGCTAGCATCTGATACAACAGTTTGAGTGTAACTAATGAGATATCATCGCTATGTATAGTTTCCATGACAACATTTCATTCGGACGCCCACAGTTTAAATGTTCTATCATATGATGCCGTTGCTATGTACTGTCCGTCAGATGAAATATCCGCACCCATCACCTTACTGTCGTGTCCGGCAAGGGTTGCTATTGGTGCCCAGCCGGGGTGAGCCCACACCTTGGCTTTACTGTCATGGGAACATGTTAGAAGGTACTCACCCGATGTACCTAAAAAAtgcagattaaaaaaaaacaactgtaACTTAatgcaaaaaatagtcaaattcaCTGGAAGTCAATGTGTTTTTCGTAccctttttataagtgaaaattattattatttttttttaaatcttgatTAACTTTATCacaactacaaaatggcctattcggtctttttttaaaataatcttaatttttcatgtattTTGGGGGGAAATACatcttttataaaaattatttgacTGACCTTCGAACTTGACCCCTGACACTAAGTTTTGATGCGCTGGTATTGTGTAAACTGACTTTCTTTGTCTTAAATCCCATATTTTGACAGAATTATCTCCACTACCTGTTGCTACAGAATACCTTAATAAGATACatgataaaatgttaataataatttgttagtTAAGcttggtctacactatcaaactttatgtgacaaaaaaatgtgatgtcatatcactaccatatgatgtcatatcactaccatatgatgtcatatcactaccatatgatgtcatatcactaatcactaccatattcgggtacatcacactttttttgtcacataaagtttgatagtgtagacagagctttagtacaATGATCTTTACTTCATTCACACAGTGAAATTATTTAGTGATTTATATTGAGAAACTAACCTCCGTTCACACATTACAATACACATAAATACATACAACATCTTAGTATTTATCATTGATTTGGTTGTCCATTTGAGATCTAGTGTGAATCTACCTTTACATACTGTTAATAATAAAATCCTTACCCATTAGGTGAGCAGTTGATAGAAAGAACCGACTGCAAATGTCCATCAAGGAACATAACACAACGACCTGTCCTTAAATCCCATATACGTCCAAATGCATCTAGACCACTGTAAGGCAATTGACTTAATATTCAATTGAAAATGTTCAATCAAGGAATCTTGCCTACCGTCTCTTGCCTTTTCATGCACTGATTATcagtcatttttatttatttcaccttatttatagagggtgaccttAAACAATCAAGGGGTGAGTTATGATACCTGTGCGACAGTGGCTCAGTgtatgaactagtacaccggagtaacccactactcgtcttgaaagatgATGTATTAGGTTCTTTAACACATTGTTACACTTTGACAATTTTCTTTGGATTAAAGCCACAGCGAACAAACCATAGCAATTACTTTATTACCATCTTCATACAGATGCACTAACAATATATTTAAGTAAATGTATTTATActggtcctcaagcttaactggaaactgaggaaatttggattaggccctccCCAGACCCATGCCagttatacaaatattttttttttataacatttatttacaaactattGACAAAAAGGAAAGGAAAAATACAATGCATATAATAGAATGATAATAGGTCAGAGAATGAAGACAGACATCTTAAGGTGGGCGAgccttaataaataataattaaataaaaaatacagggTGGTATAGTAGTTACTTTGAGTTGAAATATATTGTAGAGAAAAGAGACCTTACCCAGTAGCCACTAATGAGCCATCACATTGAAAGTCTATGCAGTACACTTCTTTACTGTGTCCTTCCTGGTGGAGTATTTCTTCCTGTACCTCCAGGTCCCATAACCTCCAGGATTTATCATAACTGttaaaacaaagcattaatttatttttattaattaatttggttaatttttatttaacgAAGCTGGAATGTTGGCCCATAAACAAAAAATAGGCTCTCAGAATTTGTAAGCATATTAGAATAAGTATAGATGACTTAagcattgtctacactatcaaactttatgtgacaacaaaaatatgatgtgcccaaatatggacatgatgtcatcttatcactaccatatttgggcacatcacactttttttttaatagtttgatagtgtggagaGAGCTTTACATTACAAGTTGATTTTTTAACACTTACAATGTACCAAGTAATCATTAAGATGGAACCAAATAATGCACATCACATGATAcgtaatcaaccaatcaaatggtgtgttttaaaatatattatgcaCATCATAAGCAACAAATAGATAAGACAGAAATACTAGCATTTCTGGATATTGGAGTTTgattaatgtttatttgaaaGTTGGTTTTCAAATCCACTTTTCCACATGTATTGCAAGCTGTTTTATGAATGACGACATTAACATGCTGACATGTCATCAAGGTCATCTTACCACGCTGTTCCCAGAAATCTTCCCGACGGATGAAACTCAATTCTCGCTACCCTAGCATCATGACCTTCGACATTTGCGAGTGGTTCTTCACTGagagaaacaaaaataaatgtataacgTAATAAATGGCAAGTATACATTGGTGGCTCAGGCAGAATGGGTCACTTTAAGGTCTACActtactatcaaactttatgtgacaaaaaaaagtgtgatatgcccaaatatggtagtgatatgacatcatcatgaccatatatgggcacatcacatttttttttgtcacataaagtgtgatagtgttgCAAAAACTTTACACATGGGTACAATCTGCAGAAATATTATAtactttaaaacatttaatataaaattggtACGAAACTTGCAACATGATTGGAATAGAAATGAACTAACCTATCAAGTGACCATAACTTAACAGAACCATCAGTTGCGCAAGAAGCCATACAGAACGTGGATTCATCCCGACCAATCGTTGCTTGTGGATGAAATACAATGCCGCCAACATTATGATTGTGAcctattaattaaaacaatattccTGCTACAAAATCATAACATAGCAACTTGAATATTAAATAGAATTAACAATATCATAAGTAGCTTGTatatattaacaaaaatcaTATGCAATTTCCGTACCTCTCAAAGTCCTTATTGGCTTAAATTCTGGAACAGACCATAGTTTAATTAGACCAGACCTACAAtgcaacaaaattaaatattttatatatatatatcatggcaacaaaacattttttcgtACAATCAAAGTATCATTATTTGAAtggaaaataaattgtatttaccaAGATGAGGTTGCTAAAACTTGTGAATTTGGGCTAAACCGACAGAAAGATATTGGTCTGGTATCGCCAATCTCACTACCAATAGCTGTTATATTCTGcaaataatgaaatatacattAGTTTGTGATACAAGCttcacatgtgaaacacatgtgatgctgtatcacAAACTTTGCCTATAATACGGGTAAAATGTAGATACAGTACCAATAATCGGACATAATCAAAAGTATTTTAACAATCAGTCATTccatacattttacaaaacaatgaTTTACCCGTAGCTTATTGTGAAGTTCCTGCTTCTTGGCATGTCTTACTGTATCTGGCACTTGTAGTACCTGTCTAGATTCAGCTATTCTCTGCTGCGCCCTCGGTAAGGAATATTTTGCAATCCACTGTCGAGCGGACTTTAAACTCTGTGGCCCTTCATGGTACCATGTTTTGTTGTCCTCCTGTTAAAgcaaacatgtttattctgtaataatttgtaatataagaattgaaaataataactaataactTACCAAGAAGAAAAATCTTAGAAGTCCATTCTTTTAAAGAAATTCTTTTGATAAAGCTTGGTTGCCAATGAGATACAACACAACTCAagaaatttgaccaatcatgacagGAAGGACTATCTAAAGTGTGGTTGGTCAACTAACTTACGTTGCATCGTATGCCTTTGTACATGTATACTCCGTACACGTTCACAATGTTTACTCCAGTAATCAACAAGGTATTCTCACAAGGCTTACTGCAGTAATCAGAAGACATTGTCTTCTCACAAGGCTTACCGCAGTAATCAACTAGGTGACATGGTATTCTCACAAGGCTTACTGCAGTAATCAACTAGGTGACATGATATTCTTACAAGGCTTACCGCAGTAATCAACTAGGTGACATGGTATTCTCACAAGGCTTACTGCAGTAATCAACTAGGTGACATGGTATTCTCACAAGGCTTACTGCAGTAATCAAATAGGTACAGAAAGGTACCAACCTCTTTTTGTTTCTTCTCCTTCTCAACTTCTTTTTGGATTAATATGTTCAAGCCAGCACTACCAATTAACGACAGCTTCTGTCTCAATCGCTCCCTTCTGTCTGCTGCATCCTCAGCAAATAAacctagaaaaaaaaagtacaataaacAACAATGAATAATTTGCGTAATAGTAGAGAGGCCAAATACACAAAAGTCCTCTATAAAAAGTTTGGGgggcattttttgttaatagcaggcaaccatgttgaatgtatcctttgtggggtgacaaaaacgataggggtggatgccatcttcagttttgggttttaaggtcagtttatgtggtcaagaggtcaaacaaggtcaaaatataggatttttttgtaTTCACGGAAAATCATCTACATCATCAGATCTATCCAAAAAGGTATATATGAAGATCAACTGATGCTTCATATTAtagtacatttaattttacacataaaaacataggaaattaaatataaaagtgtcattttctcaaaatgttgttttcacatattttctgtaaagtacacacagttttttaatagGCTTTTCCCAGTCTGttgtaaatttgtctttttcatgttgtccaccagtcatcgttttgatttttgtcggaaaaaaataggtcaagtgttatatgtatgaaacgccatatgtgccaaatgATTGGtcttttactacagtataatattaatattacctataataatgtaatacagtaatatttagaaatttgtttttagaaaaattattaatattacctataataatgtaataatatttagaaatttgtttttagaaaaatttcgaaaacagagaccccctatatgaCCTAATGTCGAGATGTTTTTGTTTGGGTCAGAGACCccctataatgtaattatttaaacattgttttcattatttcaatGATACAAGTTTTTATTGAAGTTTGTTGTTTCAAGAAATCTCGAAAGAGAAACCTGGGTATCGAGTCTTTGTTTTCAAAAACTCTAACTATTGGACTTTATCAAGGTTGGAAGGAGTGGTAATTGGGGACTTCTTCTTGAGGCCTTCGCATCTATGCTATCATGGCTGACGgtgataacaaatataaaactccTTAAGTAATTAAGAAGTCCTTTATACACATAGATAAAGACGGTTTTAACgttatttacaaacattacgTTACGTACTGTGTCCAGGTATGAAATCCATCTCTCCCAAAAAGTAAACGCACTTGAAGAGGACAACGTCATGCGACAAATCAAATTCCAGCTATCCATTCTTATTCATATGAGATCGTTTAAAGTTTCTTGGCCTAACAACCCTGTATGAATTCATGGTGACTTGATTGAAAATTTTCAAAAGATTTCGAGGGTGTAGCCAAGGAAGACTTCCTTCAAATAAGATGCAATCTAAGCAGAAATACACGAGGACATCAGCTTAGACTTTTTAAACCTAAATTTCACAAAGGACTGATAAGAGATCCACTTTTTCACaatt
Encoded here:
- the LOC140047094 gene encoding sperm acrosome-associated protein 9-like; this translates as MDSLRREVARLKERYRVLQRQQFTFVNAMDHTRPDAFERVKPVRTINEVSNLYDRSKNATDQRALKQWLDLVSDLSNFCRQVELQGQGPGPAERGLERWSMLMDKHNDLSNLRAKYPHQEMNHLSCAEARVQYGGVVSLIPLAFEQVDRTIAGLAAAYSTSRAENRDRFNRSTSQNSRPMTPDEFAKERKERSSRPHTASARHRLRAKSCDKMVDTHDLQRHTMKLSLSRLPKGLDPSLLFYRRTLNGRAERLYPTGEITLDKAPWRGASSNNINHIDHRRFRNLEEKYY
- the LOC140047093 gene encoding U4/U6 small nuclear ribonucleoprotein Prp4-like is translated as MADEDIGPVLKKQKVHYGTLEEALRKEATKEDAITTGILAGNINISKGETFNLEEHSSEQKKSLLAEFARRKKARTLHISTDDSMVKAKLRDIGEPICLFAEDAADRRERLRQKLSLIGSAGLNILIQKEVEKEKKQKEEDNKTWYHEGPQSLKSARQWIAKYSLPRAQQRIAESRQVLQVPDTVRHAKKQELHNKLRNITAIGSEIGDTRPISFCRFSPNSQVLATSSWSGLIKLWSVPEFKPIRTLRGHNHNVGGIVFHPQATIGRDESTFCMASCATDGSVKLWSLDSEEPLANVEGHDARVARIEFHPSGRFLGTACYDKSWRLWDLEVQEEILHQEGHSKEVYCIDFQCDGSLVATGGLDAFGRIWDLRTGRCVMFLDGHLQSVLSINCSPNGYSVATGSGDNSVKIWDLRQRKSVYTIPAHQNLVSGVKFEGTSGEYLLTCSHDSKAKVWAHPGWAPIATLAGHDSKVMGADISSDGQYIATASYDRTFKLWASE